The proteins below are encoded in one region of Kogia breviceps isolate mKogBre1 chromosome 8, mKogBre1 haplotype 1, whole genome shotgun sequence:
- the LOC136794731 gene encoding uncharacterized protein, translating to MSSASRLPARSPTQTQAPRSTSQQLPHPPTPSPWLIPLPGATPPEPLPSVLLLPNPVAGLPAPPEGAGAEGSPSLPFIIFSPLPTRIGPTRVWRPSSSGSASPPAPALTSATDNLRDSGGLLYTLHFHFVALLSPLEKLWKTSQGPQNPRCLASLVAPFLNFPGGTDFLPAQPSSRGCKERRVNFAAGKVHTFPFLSFRLPGSADQSKCDCAPLVLHIHDYKFPFRFPSVTLQVQTINFRRVIKGGEYTPGGVGGSGAGLRPGDGSRESGGHRDSPRFWNNTRSTGGSPAAPPPTHLPPLASWSVGNSLPLAPLLKPRHNKSSSLQEKLGKL from the exons ATGTCGAGCGCCTCCCGCCTGCCAGCTCGGTCCCCCACCCAGACCCAG GCTCCACGTAGCACAAGTCAGCAACTCCCACACCCCCCGACTCCCTCCCCCTGGCTCATTCCCTTACCTGGCGCGACGCCCCCAGAGCCCCTACCCTCTGTGCTCCTCCTCCCCAATCCAGTTGCCGGACTCCCCGCCCCGCCTgaaggggcgggggcggagggtaGCCCAAGCCTCCCATTCATCATCTTCTCACCGCTCCCCACCCGGATCGGACCCACCCGCGTCTGGAGACCCTCCAGCTCCGGATCCGCATCCCCACCCGCTCCCGCGCTCACCTCTGCGACCGACAACTTGCGAGACTCGGGCGGCCTCCTCTACacgttgcattttcattttgtcgcTCTTCTCTCCCCACTTGAAAAGCTCTGGAAGACATCGCAGGGCCCGCAAAATCCCCGATGTCTGGCCTCTCTCGTAGCTCCGTTTCTAAACTTTCCCGGAGGCACAGACTTTCTCCCAGCGCAGCCTTCAAGTCGAGGCTGCAAAGAACGCAGAGTCAATTTTGCTGCCGGAAAGGTGCACACGTTTCCATTTCTGAGTTTTCGATTGCCTGGGTCTGCAGACCAAAGCAAGTGTGACTGTGCTCCCCTAGTTCTCCATATCCATGATTATAAATTTCCCTTCCGCTTTCCCAGTGTAACTTTGCAAGTGCAAACTATCAATTTTAGAAGAGTAATTAAGGGCGGGGAATACACACCTGGAGGTGTGGGCGGGAGCGGCGCAGGACTAAGGCCTGGGGATGGTTCTCGGGAAAGTGGCGGCCACAGAGATTCGCCCAGGTTCTGGAACAACACCCGGTCCACCGGGGGCTCTCCAGCCGCGCCACCCCCTACCCACCTCCCACCCTTGGCTTCCTGGAGTGTTGGCAATTCTCTGCCTCTAGCTCCACTGCTGAAGCCGCGACACAACAAAAGTAGCAGCTTACAAGAAAAATTGGGCAAACTCTAG